Proteins encoded together in one Ferroglobus placidus DSM 10642 window:
- a CDS encoding CaiB/BaiF CoA transferase family protein, whose translation MGTLVYISMSGFGQWGPWTMRPSYDAVAQATSGLIEITGFPDAIPLKAGAWIGDYYGALMGAFAVMVALYWREKTGEGQYIDHPQAENLIRNMDWTWLYIYLTGKNRERTGNRDVAIVPSDIVKVKDGFVAIAAFSEDEFMGLCEAMGRMDLFEKYASIEERLKEENQKVIYEALHEWAKDKSVSEIIEKAEKFGFSAAKVMSAKDQYEDEHWRARKSIWIHEDPIFGELAEVSPVPKLSESPGRIKWAARPNGIDNEHVFIRLLGLTKEELDELYKKGVIGKWDENVPWSCPPKDWDGKSGLFYP comes from the coding sequence GTGGGGACCCTTGTTTACATAAGCATGTCCGGATTCGGACAGTGGGGACCCTGGACGATGAGACCGAGTTACGATGCTGTTGCTCAGGCAACGTCTGGATTGATAGAAATCACCGGTTTTCCAGATGCTATCCCGCTAAAAGCCGGAGCTTGGATCGGCGACTACTACGGAGCTTTGATGGGTGCTTTTGCTGTTATGGTAGCTTTGTACTGGAGGGAGAAGACCGGAGAAGGGCAGTACATCGACCATCCGCAGGCTGAAAACTTGATTAGAAACATGGACTGGACTTGGCTTTACATATATCTGACTGGAAAGAACAGAGAGAGAACCGGAAACAGGGATGTGGCAATCGTTCCTTCTGACATCGTAAAAGTGAAGGACGGTTTTGTTGCCATCGCAGCCTTCAGCGAGGACGAGTTCATGGGGTTGTGTGAAGCTATGGGTAGGATGGACCTCTTCGAAAAATACGCGAGCATAGAGGAGAGGTTGAAGGAGGAGAATCAGAAAGTGATCTACGAAGCTTTGCACGAGTGGGCTAAGGATAAAAGCGTGAGCGAGATTATAGAGAAGGCTGAGAAGTTCGGTTTTTCGGCTGCTAAAGTTATGAGTGCTAAGGATCAGTACGAAGACGAGCACTGGAGAGCGAGAAAATCAATCTGGATTCACGAAGACCCGATTTTCGGAGAGCTTGCTGAAGTTAGCCCGGTTCCAAAGCTGAGCGAAAGTCCCGGAAGAATAAAGTGGGCTGCTCGACCCAACGGAATAGACAACGAGCACGTTTTCATAAGACTGCTCGGATTAACGAAGGAAGAGCTTGACGAGCTTTACAAGAAGGGCGTTATAGGAAAGTGGGACGAAAACGTGCCTTGGAGCTGTCCGCCTAAGGATTGGGATGGTAAGAGCGGTTTGTTCTATCCGTGA
- a CDS encoding CaiB/BaiF CoA transferase family protein has product MEEMSWADWARENTDPRKAHLKPEALEDVVVLDLSYGSFAGLYASSLLAEYGAKVIRIEPPEGDIARKMTPFGIKHKDTGLAYIVEGRNKYHITLDITKEKGRKLLKKLVKKADVLIETYPPGYMDELGIGYRQLRKINPQLIYCAIHSFGHFGPKAKTKMRDYDVIDQAMGGIVWTTGIPEDYEEYPEHTRVPTKLGNWMGWYVGGGFAAFGIMVALFWRRKSGKGQFIDVAPPEAMAKVTNYYIQYYHYRRKVINRVANFDPAVFVYTLARAKDGMVFMAGFSDINFYALTQIIGRPDLREKYPTIRERLTPENWPVCLAEIEKWSRERTVKEIIDAFLAYKGEGTAVAGEVLKPIETFKVENWWDRGIFQEIDDPEYGKLVVQSVVAKFEKTPGRIKWVCRRVGADNDYIYKEFLGLNKSDLEELKKEGVI; this is encoded by the coding sequence ATGGAGGAAATGAGCTGGGCTGACTGGGCGAGGGAGAATACCGATCCGAGGAAAGCTCACCTAAAGCCGGAAGCTCTTGAAGATGTAGTCGTCCTCGACCTCAGCTACGGGAGTTTTGCCGGATTGTACGCTTCCTCTCTTTTAGCCGAGTACGGAGCTAAGGTAATAAGAATAGAGCCTCCGGAGGGAGATATAGCCAGAAAAATGACTCCCTTCGGGATAAAGCACAAAGACACCGGTTTGGCTTACATAGTTGAAGGGAGGAACAAGTACCACATAACCCTCGACATAACTAAGGAGAAGGGAAGGAAGTTGCTCAAAAAACTCGTTAAAAAGGCTGACGTGCTGATAGAAACTTATCCCCCCGGCTACATGGACGAGCTCGGAATTGGCTACAGACAGCTGAGAAAGATAAATCCGCAGCTGATTTACTGTGCCATCCACAGCTTCGGACACTTCGGACCTAAAGCAAAGACGAAGATGAGGGACTACGATGTAATCGATCAGGCGATGGGCGGAATAGTGTGGACTACCGGCATTCCGGAGGACTACGAGGAGTATCCAGAACACACGAGGGTTCCGACAAAGCTTGGAAACTGGATGGGGTGGTATGTAGGAGGAGGATTTGCCGCTTTCGGCATAATGGTAGCTTTGTTCTGGAGGAGGAAGAGCGGTAAGGGGCAGTTCATAGACGTCGCTCCTCCCGAGGCTATGGCGAAGGTGACGAACTACTACATCCAGTACTACCACTACAGGAGGAAAGTCATAAACAGGGTTGCGAACTTCGACCCGGCTGTTTTCGTCTACACTTTAGCGAGAGCCAAGGATGGAATGGTGTTCATGGCTGGGTTCAGCGACATAAACTTCTACGCCTTAACGCAGATAATAGGAAGACCTGATCTGAGGGAAAAGTATCCGACGATAAGGGAAAGGCTAACTCCGGAAAACTGGCCGGTTTGTCTGGCTGAGATAGAAAAGTGGAGCAGGGAAAGGACGGTGAAGGAGATAATCGATGCATTCTTGGCGTACAAGGGTGAAGGAACCGCCGTGGCTGGAGAGGTGCTTAAGCCGATAGAAACTTTCAAAGTTGAGAACTGGTGGGACAGGGGAATATTCCAGGAGATAGATGATCCAGAGTACGGAAAGCTTGTAGTACAAAGCGTAGTTGCGAAGTTCGAAAAAACTCCCGGAAGGATAAAGTGGGTCTGCAGAAGGGTTGGAGCCGACAACGACTACATCTACAAGGAGTTCTTAGGTCTGAACAAGAGCGATTTGGAGGAGTTGAAGAAGGAAGGAGTTATCTAA
- a CDS encoding sodium:solute symporter family protein has translation MNSFYILLIAYIIAGTALAIYSRKYGFRTHEEYFIAGRNVSGVVSALTYAATTYSAFMMVGLVGLSYATGVGAAAFELFYLVGTLFLLSYFAPKMWRFAKENGVVTPAEMLSKKYGKAEGILASLIPVVALIPYTSAQIIGVSLILEKTVGLTFQNALVISVFLIAFWALIGGLRGVAWTDAVQGVIMLLAGFLALALALNFVEGNVLEESSSLGSLLQVPNKIWTVERFIALTVPWFFFALTNPQVVQRVFIPKSEKDLKRMVVLFGLFGLIYTFIVTFMGITLKIATVQGNFPEISYRDDVTPVFITKIPEYAGLIIALSILAAAITTANSIILSLASMISRDILREEGVFYGKIFVVILSVIVGIFAYFRLSYIVELSVMSSAILLCLLPATLGVFSERIKRARASIAAGFVAAIVFKLAGVMLYGVYALIVSSLVLAAENIKNREVR, from the coding sequence TTGAATAGCTTTTACATCCTTCTAATCGCTTACATTATTGCCGGAACAGCCTTAGCGATCTACTCAAGAAAATACGGGTTCAGAACTCACGAGGAATACTTCATAGCCGGCAGAAACGTGAGCGGAGTTGTATCGGCTTTAACATATGCCGCAACAACATATTCGGCTTTTATGATGGTCGGGTTGGTTGGCTTAAGCTACGCCACCGGCGTGGGAGCAGCTGCTTTCGAACTCTTCTACTTAGTCGGTACTCTCTTCCTCCTCTCCTATTTCGCTCCGAAGATGTGGAGGTTCGCAAAAGAGAACGGAGTCGTCACTCCAGCTGAAATGTTATCTAAGAAGTACGGCAAAGCTGAGGGAATTCTCGCTTCCCTCATTCCGGTTGTAGCTCTTATTCCCTACACCTCCGCCCAAATCATCGGAGTTTCGTTGATTTTAGAAAAAACCGTCGGCTTGACTTTTCAAAACGCTTTGGTTATTTCAGTCTTCCTCATAGCCTTCTGGGCTTTGATAGGTGGTTTGAGGGGAGTCGCTTGGACGGATGCTGTCCAAGGAGTGATTATGCTTTTAGCCGGCTTTTTAGCTTTAGCCTTAGCTTTAAATTTTGTTGAGGGAAACGTTCTCGAAGAATCTTCTTCTCTCGGCTCTCTGCTTCAAGTTCCGAACAAAATTTGGACGGTCGAAAGATTCATCGCTCTGACCGTTCCGTGGTTCTTCTTCGCTTTAACGAATCCGCAGGTTGTGCAGAGAGTTTTCATTCCGAAGTCTGAGAAAGATTTGAAGAGGATGGTCGTACTCTTCGGACTCTTCGGATTGATTTACACCTTTATCGTAACCTTCATGGGAATAACTCTGAAAATAGCAACCGTCCAAGGAAACTTTCCCGAGATTAGCTACAGAGACGACGTAACTCCGGTATTCATCACCAAAATTCCAGAGTATGCTGGATTGATTATAGCTCTAAGCATTTTAGCCGCTGCAATAACGACGGCAAACTCCATAATTCTGAGCTTGGCATCGATGATTTCGAGGGACATTCTAAGGGAAGAGGGAGTTTTCTACGGAAAAATTTTCGTGGTAATCTTATCCGTGATCGTCGGAATCTTCGCCTACTTCAGGCTTAGCTACATAGTCGAGCTTTCCGTCATGTCTTCGGCAATTCTCCTCTGCCTGCTCCCAGCCACGCTCGGAGTTTTTTCGGAGAGAATTAAAAGAGCGAGAGCTTCGATAGCTGCCGGATTTGTAGCTGCGATCGTATTCAAACTTGCCGGAGTGATGCTTTACGGAGTGTACGCTTTGATAGTGTCTTCGCTCGTGCTTGCTGCAGAAAACATAAAAAATAGGGAGGTTAGATAA
- a CDS encoding DUF1648 domain-containing protein, with amino-acid sequence MRSFQLVVVLLLVLIWVTSIYAYSTLPERVPVHFNASGKADSYGGKIIFLLLPLSFSFAPVILLVISSKRSEVLKGTVWWMNLPAFFSKLNFLPENERERFVNSYFNSIDALNAFLTFCFYLLTLGIYLGSKTGELPWWFNLVIVTLLLSVIPFLLRIRRLSKEFEKVYKQSNRTRVR; translated from the coding sequence ATGAGAAGTTTTCAGCTCGTAGTGGTTTTACTTCTCGTGCTAATCTGGGTCACGTCCATTTACGCATACTCTACGCTGCCCGAAAGGGTTCCAGTCCACTTCAACGCGAGCGGGAAAGCTGATTCGTACGGAGGGAAAATTATCTTCTTACTTCTTCCGCTGTCGTTTAGTTTTGCACCAGTTATACTTCTCGTAATCTCAAGTAAGAGGAGTGAGGTTTTGAAAGGAACAGTATGGTGGATGAACTTGCCAGCGTTCTTTTCCAAGTTAAACTTCCTCCCGGAGAACGAAAGAGAACGCTTCGTCAACAGCTATTTCAACTCTATTGATGCTTTGAACGCTTTTTTGACCTTCTGCTTTTATCTGCTAACTTTGGGGATATATTTGGGATCAAAAACGGGAGAGCTGCCGTGGTGGTTCAATTTGGTTATTGTAACGCTACTGCTGAGCGTAATTCCATTTCTCCTCCGGATAAGAAGACTTTCTAAGGAGTTCGAAAAAGTTTATAAACAGAGTAACCGAACACGTGTTCGATGA
- a CDS encoding FtsZ/tubulin family protein — translation MKLLTIGAGKAANIVDVFAKRGAEVNKAKLFKCYTVSNELEELKKLRSVPQENRFYAVWKEDLPDLRSVINSIMSRYEIYEASLVVTDLTDDFSFFSSISLFDELERSMEEPKLCLALIPDLSNPEKIEKVRRGLRTLMKTYDFLFVFEKRNNYEDLIVDSFNTLSLVGEIDARKKTSGEVVVDTSDFLNSLDREGFTILGYSKRKISLFSRIFKSDAELRGERTKRMVDLLEESLSNLSARGDIDSAKKALIVFSGNPEEISMEGLFTCIKRVEKISGEMLVRYGDYPIPRSNFVSSVVLFSGIKKFTL, via the coding sequence ATGAAGCTTCTGACGATAGGGGCTGGTAAAGCTGCAAACATCGTCGACGTATTTGCTAAGAGGGGAGCTGAGGTTAACAAAGCAAAGCTTTTCAAATGCTACACTGTAAGCAACGAGCTTGAAGAGCTTAAAAAGTTGAGGAGCGTCCCGCAGGAAAATAGATTTTACGCCGTATGGAAAGAGGATCTTCCGGATTTGAGAAGCGTGATAAACAGCATAATGTCGAGATACGAGATTTACGAAGCATCCCTCGTTGTAACGGACTTAACCGACGACTTCAGCTTTTTTTCCTCAATTTCCCTCTTCGACGAGCTTGAGAGGAGTATGGAGGAGCCGAAGCTTTGTTTAGCTTTAATTCCGGATTTGTCTAATCCGGAAAAAATAGAGAAGGTTAGGAGGGGTCTGAGAACGCTCATGAAAACCTACGACTTCCTTTTCGTTTTCGAAAAGAGGAACAACTACGAGGATCTCATAGTCGATTCTTTCAACACGCTATCTCTCGTAGGAGAAATAGACGCGAGGAAAAAAACGAGCGGAGAAGTTGTTGTGGACACGAGCGACTTTCTGAATTCCCTCGACAGAGAAGGTTTCACGATTCTCGGCTATTCGAAGAGAAAGATAAGCTTATTTTCGAGGATATTCAAGAGCGATGCTGAGCTGAGGGGGGAGAGAACCAAGAGGATGGTCGATCTTCTCGAGGAATCTCTCTCAAATCTGAGTGCGAGAGGCGACATCGACTCAGCAAAAAAGGCTCTGATAGTTTTCTCCGGAAACCCCGAGGAGATAAGCATGGAAGGTCTTTTCACCTGCATAAAAAGGGTGGAGAAGATAAGCGGGGAGATGCTTGTAAGATACGGCGATTACCCCATTCCGAGGTCGAATTTCGTCAGCTCGGTAGTTTTATTTTCGGGAATTAAAAAATTCACGTTATGA
- the map gene encoding type II methionyl aminopeptidase, translating to MIEKHEKAGEILRKVREEVKEKVKPGVKLLEVAEFVENRIRELGAEPAFPCNISINSDAAHCTPKKNDERTFKEGDLVKIDIGAHVDGYIADTAFTIDLGDNEDLVKAAEEALKRAIEVVEAGVSTSEIGRVIEETVKEFGFKPVINLTGHGFLPYVAHAPPTIYNYGIEKGVKLEEGTVIAIEPFVTDGVGKVAERSEVEIYSLLKQKPVRGRIEREILKEIEKYKTLPFAKRWLTKAPEIILAKLVREKILRSYPVLTEISGGLVSQAEHTVVVEEGGARIIT from the coding sequence TTGATCGAAAAGCACGAGAAAGCTGGAGAAATTTTGAGGAAAGTCAGAGAGGAAGTAAAAGAAAAAGTTAAGCCGGGCGTAAAGCTTTTGGAAGTTGCGGAGTTCGTCGAAAACAGAATTAGAGAGCTCGGCGCTGAGCCGGCATTTCCCTGCAACATTTCGATAAACTCCGACGCTGCCCACTGCACGCCAAAAAAGAACGATGAGAGAACTTTCAAAGAAGGAGACCTCGTGAAGATAGACATAGGCGCCCACGTGGACGGATACATAGCCGACACAGCCTTCACAATCGATTTAGGAGACAACGAAGACCTCGTTAAAGCTGCAGAGGAGGCTTTGAAGAGGGCGATAGAAGTAGTAGAGGCTGGAGTTTCGACGAGCGAAATTGGAAGAGTTATAGAAGAAACGGTAAAGGAGTTCGGATTTAAGCCGGTGATAAATCTGACCGGACACGGATTTTTGCCCTACGTAGCTCACGCCCCTCCGACGATATACAACTACGGAATAGAGAAGGGAGTGAAGCTCGAAGAGGGAACGGTGATAGCTATCGAGCCTTTCGTAACCGACGGAGTAGGGAAAGTGGCGGAGAGGAGCGAAGTTGAGATATACTCTCTCCTGAAGCAGAAACCAGTTAGGGGGAGAATTGAGAGGGAAATTTTAAAAGAGATAGAGAAGTACAAAACTCTCCCTTTCGCTAAGAGATGGTTGACGAAGGCTCCCGAAATAATTCTGGCAAAGCTCGTCAGAGAAAAGATTTTGAGGAGCTATCCGGTTTTGACTGAAATCTCTGGCGGATTGGTTTCTCAAGCGGAGCATACGGTAGTTGTTGAAGAAGGGGGAGCGAGAATCATAACGTGA
- a CDS encoding M24 family metallopeptidase produces MIYELLEKHKADFFVMYASSKDPNFYYAVSMKLPDPAFYAIGEDGTEILVVHEMERRRAERESRVKEIVSLSDVGFYEKVKELGVEKALAETYAEILKEHRARKILVPKEFPSFLYKQLSEHFEIEIVSNPFSKLRSVKKSWEIKEIKKASEIALNALKFFLEIVKKERRVEELRRKVELFVYEKGALAEDTIITSGKRSADPHFVGEGIIEKHVIFDIFPKIRDSGYYSDFTRTVIIEKDEEIAEMLKACVEAKNEAIKIIKEGVEAKEIHDKVCDVLESYGYKTIRQKAKEGFIHSTGHGVGLEVHEEPKIFNSEEKLKSGMVFTVEPGLYYEKVGGVRVEDLILVKKNGCEVLTKFSDYVEVIP; encoded by the coding sequence ATGATATACGAACTGCTGGAAAAGCATAAAGCGGACTTTTTCGTCATGTATGCGAGCAGTAAAGATCCGAATTTTTATTATGCAGTGAGTATGAAACTTCCGGATCCAGCCTTTTACGCAATAGGAGAGGACGGCACAGAAATTCTCGTCGTCCACGAAATGGAGAGGAGGAGGGCTGAGAGGGAAAGCAGAGTTAAGGAAATAGTCTCGTTATCTGACGTGGGATTTTACGAGAAAGTCAAGGAGCTTGGAGTTGAAAAGGCTCTTGCGGAAACTTACGCTGAAATTTTGAAAGAGCACAGAGCGAGAAAAATTCTCGTGCCGAAGGAATTTCCAAGCTTTTTGTACAAGCAACTCTCAGAGCATTTCGAAATCGAGATAGTCTCGAACCCGTTTTCGAAGCTGAGAAGCGTTAAAAAGTCTTGGGAGATAAAAGAGATAAAAAAAGCGAGCGAAATAGCTTTGAACGCTCTAAAATTCTTCCTCGAAATCGTAAAAAAGGAGAGAAGAGTTGAAGAGCTGAGGAGAAAGGTAGAGCTTTTCGTTTACGAAAAAGGGGCGTTGGCTGAAGATACGATAATAACTTCCGGAAAAAGAAGCGCAGACCCCCACTTCGTGGGAGAGGGAATTATAGAGAAGCACGTGATATTCGATATTTTTCCGAAGATCAGAGATAGCGGATACTATTCAGACTTTACGAGGACGGTAATTATCGAGAAAGATGAAGAAATAGCAGAAATGCTGAAGGCGTGCGTAGAGGCGAAGAACGAAGCTATTAAAATAATTAAGGAAGGAGTCGAAGCGAAAGAGATTCACGATAAAGTTTGCGACGTCTTGGAGAGCTACGGCTATAAAACTATAAGGCAGAAGGCTAAGGAGGGATTCATTCACTCCACAGGACATGGAGTGGGTTTGGAAGTGCACGAAGAGCCGAAAATATTTAATTCTGAAGAGAAATTAAAATCCGGGATGGTGTTCACGGTGGAACCGGGGCTGTATTACGAAAAAGTGGGAGGGGTTAGAGTCGAAGATCTGATTCTCGTGAAAAAGAACGGATGTGAGGTCTTAACTAAATTTAGCGATTACGTAGAGGTGATACCTTGA
- the thiC gene encoding phosphomethylpyrimidine synthase — METLIEMTRNGKHPEWLKKVAEYEGVDLNLLVKLIAKGEVVVPRNVLRDEDFQAKAIGRFMSTKVNANVGTSADYVNVEEEVEKARVAVKYGADAVMDLSTGGDLDYIRRRIMEAVNVPFGTVPIYQAVREKNVEDLSEDDFFRVVEKHAKDGVDFMTIHAGVNKMSLERLKRSKRLMGIVSRGGSIIAKWIETTGEENPYYKDFDYLLEILKEYDVTISLGDAFRPGCIADASDRAKFTEFIILGELVEKCREAGVQAMVEGPGHVPIDEIETSVKAMKFVTKNAPLYLLGPLVTDIAAGYDHIAAAIGAAIAGMHGADFICYVTPSEHLALPTVEDVREGVIAAKIAAHAADLVKEGQRERARKRDYEMSVARKNLDWSRQFELSIDPEKAMEVHSRRKSKGEACSMCGDLCAIKISREVLEKAKD; from the coding sequence ATGGAAACTCTAATTGAAATGACAAGGAATGGCAAACATCCCGAATGGTTGAAGAAAGTTGCGGAATACGAAGGAGTTGATTTAAACTTACTCGTCAAGCTCATCGCTAAAGGAGAAGTTGTAGTCCCGAGAAACGTTTTGAGAGACGAAGATTTTCAGGCTAAAGCCATAGGAAGGTTCATGTCCACGAAAGTTAACGCGAACGTCGGCACTTCGGCTGATTACGTTAACGTGGAGGAGGAGGTCGAAAAGGCGAGAGTGGCTGTTAAATACGGAGCAGATGCGGTCATGGATTTGAGCACCGGTGGAGACCTCGATTACATAAGGAGAAGGATAATGGAAGCAGTTAACGTTCCTTTCGGCACCGTCCCTATATATCAGGCTGTGAGGGAAAAGAACGTGGAAGATTTGAGCGAGGACGACTTCTTCAGAGTTGTCGAAAAGCACGCTAAGGATGGAGTCGACTTCATGACCATTCACGCTGGAGTTAACAAGATGAGTCTGGAGAGGTTGAAGAGGAGCAAAAGACTGATGGGAATCGTCAGCAGAGGAGGATCGATAATTGCGAAGTGGATTGAAACGACCGGAGAGGAAAATCCATATTACAAAGACTTCGACTACCTCCTCGAAATTCTCAAAGAGTACGACGTTACAATAAGTCTTGGAGACGCTTTTCGTCCGGGATGCATAGCTGATGCCAGCGATAGGGCGAAGTTCACAGAATTCATAATTCTGGGAGAACTCGTGGAAAAATGCAGGGAAGCCGGAGTTCAGGCTATGGTCGAAGGTCCGGGGCACGTGCCGATAGACGAAATAGAGACGAGCGTAAAAGCTATGAAATTCGTGACGAAGAACGCTCCTCTCTACTTGCTCGGACCTCTCGTTACGGATATAGCTGCCGGATACGATCACATAGCCGCTGCTATAGGTGCGGCAATAGCGGGAATGCACGGAGCTGATTTCATCTGCTACGTCACGCCTTCGGAGCACCTCGCCCTTCCGACAGTTGAAGACGTTAGGGAGGGAGTTATAGCAGCTAAAATAGCTGCTCACGCAGCGGATTTGGTTAAGGAGGGGCAGAGGGAGAGAGCGAGAAAGAGAGACTACGAGATGAGCGTCGCAAGGAAAAATCTTGATTGGAGCAGGCAATTCGAGCTGAGCATAGATCCGGAAAAAGCAATGGAAGTGCATTCGAGAAGGAAGTCGAAGGGAGAAGCCTGCAGCATGTGCGGAGACCTTTGCGCGATAAAAATTTCAAGGGAAGTTCTCGAGAAAGCGAAGGATTAA
- a CDS encoding peptidase encodes MIVKISVVRADEKIVEKAVEKLENIYPFLDFEIVKENLPIERAYDSFRDQYVASKIVRMGANGYFKVIVTSVDLYENPLNFVFGLAIPLLRTAVVSYFRLVGENLILRLEKEIMHELGHLFGLDHCNNHCVMRFSNSVYEVDLKPVRFCEKCYSLILRFLENFP; translated from the coding sequence ATGATAGTTAAAATTTCGGTCGTTAGGGCTGATGAGAAGATAGTTGAGAAAGCTGTAGAGAAGCTCGAAAACATCTATCCTTTTCTGGATTTTGAGATTGTGAAGGAAAATTTACCTATCGAGCGAGCATACGACAGCTTCAGAGACCAATACGTCGCAAGCAAAATCGTCAGAATGGGCGCAAACGGATATTTTAAAGTCATCGTTACCTCCGTCGACCTCTATGAGAATCCGCTAAACTTCGTTTTTGGCTTAGCAATTCCACTCCTCAGAACCGCCGTAGTTTCGTACTTCAGACTCGTTGGGGAAAACCTAATTTTGAGGCTCGAAAAGGAGATAATGCACGAGCTCGGTCACCTCTTCGGACTTGATCACTGCAACAACCACTGCGTAATGAGGTTCTCGAATTCCGTTTACGAGGTGGATCTAAAGCCCGTGAGGTTTTGCGAAAAATGCTACTCATTAATCCTTCGCTTTCTCGAGAACTTCCCTTGA
- a CDS encoding Mth938-like domain-containing protein: protein MLVESYSFGRIVVGGREYRSDVVVGDEIIVENWWRKEGHRVCVEDLDWLDKVDAEAVIFGTGAYGRVKVDEEVVRLLEEKGVEVIIEESSKAVEKFNELKKKGKKVVLAIHLTC from the coding sequence ATGCTCGTGGAGAGCTACAGCTTTGGAAGAATTGTTGTAGGCGGAAGAGAGTATAGAAGCGATGTGGTTGTTGGAGACGAAATTATCGTCGAAAACTGGTGGAGAAAGGAAGGGCACAGGGTTTGCGTAGAAGACCTCGATTGGCTCGATAAAGTTGATGCGGAAGCGGTAATCTTCGGCACGGGAGCCTACGGAAGAGTGAAAGTTGATGAGGAAGTGGTGAGACTCCTTGAGGAGAAGGGAGTAGAAGTTATTATCGAAGAGAGCTCGAAAGCAGTGGAGAAGTTCAACGAGCTTAAAAAGAAGGGGAAAAAAGTCGTTTTAGCTATTCACCTAACTTGCTGA
- the amrS gene encoding AmmeMemoRadiSam system radical SAM enzyme — protein sequence MREAKLYKNFGDHARCLVCWRLCKIKDYGYCRTRVYKDGKLYTLTYGNISACENRPMEIKPFFHFKPGDYSMTFSTYSCNLDCPWCQNWHLSKTPPRESYEYFPPEKLVELAYKNSNGVCASFNEPTLLFEYLLDLFPLAKSKGLHTTMVSNGYMTPKALKMLREAGLDGMNIDVKGDEDVYTLIGGKAKYVWRTAEEAKRLGIHLEIVNLVITDVNDREDDFEWLVENHVKYVGEEVPLHFTRYFPAYLFDKPPTKIEKLEKAAEIARKEGVKFVYIGNVPGHRLENTFCPNCGKLLIRRYSYRVLENKIKNGKCFSCGEKIYGVF from the coding sequence ATGAGGGAAGCGAAACTCTACAAAAATTTTGGGGATCACGCGAGATGCTTGGTCTGCTGGAGGTTGTGCAAGATAAAGGATTACGGGTACTGCAGGACGAGGGTGTACAAAGACGGGAAGCTCTACACCCTAACCTACGGAAACATCTCTGCATGCGAAAACAGACCTATGGAGATCAAGCCTTTCTTTCACTTCAAACCCGGAGACTACTCGATGACCTTCTCAACCTACTCCTGCAACCTCGACTGTCCTTGGTGCCAAAACTGGCACCTCTCCAAAACTCCGCCGAGAGAATCTTACGAGTACTTTCCCCCGGAAAAACTCGTGGAGTTAGCTTACAAAAACAGCAACGGCGTTTGCGCGAGTTTCAACGAACCCACTTTGCTCTTCGAATACCTCCTCGACCTCTTTCCGTTAGCCAAAAGTAAAGGCTTGCACACGACGATGGTTTCCAACGGCTACATGACTCCGAAAGCTTTGAAAATGCTTAGAGAAGCCGGTTTGGACGGAATGAACATCGATGTGAAGGGAGACGAAGACGTTTACACTCTCATCGGCGGAAAAGCGAAGTACGTCTGGAGAACGGCTGAGGAAGCAAAAAGGCTCGGCATACACTTGGAAATCGTTAATCTCGTTATTACAGACGTAAACGACAGAGAAGATGATTTTGAATGGCTCGTCGAGAATCACGTAAAGTACGTGGGAGAAGAAGTTCCTTTACACTTCACAAGGTACTTCCCGGCATACCTCTTCGACAAACCTCCTACGAAAATTGAAAAGCTCGAAAAAGCTGCTGAAATTGCGAGGAAAGAGGGAGTGAAATTCGTTTACATCGGCAACGTTCCGGGGCACAGGCTTGAGAACACATTCTGTCCGAATTGCGGGAAACTTTTGATAAGAAGGTACTCTTACAGGGTTTTGGAAAACAAAATCAAAAACGGTAAATGCTTTAGTTGCGGCGAAAAGATCTACGGAGTTTTTTAA
- a CDS encoding YkgJ family cysteine cluster protein gives MIPRENLIPWREIEKWMCVHCGYCCKEYDVPLSFEEEERLRIFGDVFVKGKLGVYLKKNETCVFRKNGRCAIYEIRPKACEKYPFFFREEGEREAEFEFQGKRFFVYVDKNCGGIGKGEEVERVIEKILRRILLVV, from the coding sequence ATGATACCAAGGGAGAATTTGATTCCTTGGAGAGAAATCGAGAAGTGGATGTGCGTTCACTGCGGCTACTGCTGCAAAGAGTACGATGTTCCTCTTTCTTTCGAAGAGGAGGAGAGGCTTAGAATCTTCGGTGACGTTTTCGTAAAAGGAAAACTCGGAGTTTACTTAAAGAAAAATGAGACGTGCGTTTTCAGAAAAAACGGGAGGTGTGCGATATACGAAATCAGACCGAAAGCTTGCGAAAAATATCCCTTCTTTTTCAGGGAAGAGGGAGAGAGGGAAGCTGAGTTCGAGTTTCAGGGGAAGAGATTTTTCGTCTACGTCGACAAAAACTGCGGAGGAATTGGAAAGGGGGAAGAAGTTGAAAGAGTAATAGAGAAAATTCTCAGAAGAATTCTTTTAGTCGTTTAG